The following are encoded in a window of Thermogemmatispora onikobensis genomic DNA:
- a CDS encoding ABC transporter ATP-binding protein produces MKDQQRSAERHQSSRAYLERRRRLLWEENTLASADESETRRFDWRSIRLFGTYLARYKGLTILSILLMLIYTATNLANPYLIEVAIDHFITRADLGGLALICLLLLLVNVVMWQAQYWQIWTMSWAGQQVLYLLSSDMFKHLQQLSLSFYDRTQIGRVMSRLQSDIDVLESMLSSGLLSMLGSLVALVGIIGAMLAMNAWLALLSFAVLPVMFIIAAFWSRHAERSFRRTRAAISLVNATLQENISGMRVIQSLAREGRNRSEFDELNAYNRDTNLEANRISSLVLPLVEVVAAIAIALVVVYGGMEVAHGALQVGVLVAFTLYINRFFDPIRELSMQYTQLQRAAVAAERIYQILSIPVEITDRPEARELPPIRGEIEFRNVTFGYTPRYRVLRGLNLHIKPGQTVAIVGPTGAGKTTIAGLVTRFYDVQGGAVLIDGYDVREVTQHSLRRQIGVVPQDPFLFTGTVKENIRYGRLAASDEEVIAAARAVGLHELVERLPQGYETPIRERGRNLSMGQRQLIAFARALLADPRILILDEATANIDTVTELIVQQGLQRLLQGRTAIVIAHRLSTIKNADLIVVLQQGQVVEQGRHEELLARNGFYARLYAMGFRETASPEGGETARHDASDRLQQRAISSSEIGR; encoded by the coding sequence ATGAAGGATCAACAGCGGTCAGCCGAGCGACACCAAAGCAGTCGCGCCTACCTGGAGCGGAGGCGACGTCTCCTATGGGAAGAGAATACGCTGGCCAGCGCCGACGAAAGCGAGACACGCCGCTTCGACTGGCGCTCCATTCGTCTCTTTGGGACTTATCTTGCCCGCTACAAGGGCCTGACTATTCTGAGCATCCTGCTGATGCTCATCTACACTGCAACCAATCTCGCCAACCCCTATTTGATCGAGGTGGCCATTGACCACTTCATTACGCGCGCCGACCTGGGGGGCCTGGCTCTGATCTGCCTACTGCTCTTGCTTGTCAACGTGGTGATGTGGCAGGCCCAATACTGGCAGATCTGGACCATGTCCTGGGCGGGGCAGCAGGTGCTCTATCTGCTCAGCTCCGACATGTTCAAGCATTTGCAGCAGCTCTCGCTGAGCTTTTACGATCGCACCCAGATTGGGCGCGTCATGTCGCGCCTGCAGAGCGACATCGACGTGCTGGAGAGCATGCTCAGCTCCGGCCTGCTCTCCATGCTTGGCTCGCTGGTAGCGCTCGTAGGCATCATCGGAGCCATGCTTGCCATGAATGCCTGGCTGGCCCTGCTCTCCTTCGCCGTGCTGCCGGTCATGTTCATTATCGCCGCCTTCTGGTCGCGTCATGCCGAGCGCTCCTTCCGACGCACGCGAGCGGCCATCTCGCTCGTTAATGCCACGCTGCAAGAGAATATTTCAGGCATGCGCGTCATCCAGAGTCTGGCGCGCGAAGGGCGCAATCGCAGTGAATTCGACGAGCTGAATGCCTACAATCGCGATACCAACCTGGAGGCGAACCGCATTTCTTCGCTCGTACTTCCCCTGGTCGAAGTCGTAGCGGCAATTGCTATTGCCCTCGTGGTGGTCTACGGCGGCATGGAGGTTGCTCATGGCGCCCTGCAGGTTGGTGTGCTCGTTGCTTTTACGCTGTACATTAACCGCTTCTTTGATCCCATTCGGGAGCTGAGCATGCAGTACACTCAGCTCCAGCGAGCTGCCGTGGCTGCCGAGCGCATCTATCAGATCCTCTCTATTCCAGTGGAGATTACAGACAGGCCGGAGGCCCGTGAGCTGCCACCGATTCGGGGAGAGATTGAATTTCGCAACGTCACCTTTGGCTACACGCCCCGCTATAGGGTGCTGCGCGGGCTAAACCTGCACATCAAACCTGGGCAGACCGTGGCGATTGTCGGGCCGACAGGGGCTGGCAAGACGACCATCGCTGGCCTGGTCACGCGCTTCTACGATGTCCAGGGGGGGGCTGTCCTGATCGATGGCTATGATGTACGGGAGGTCACGCAGCACTCGCTGCGCCGGCAGATCGGCGTTGTGCCGCAGGACCCCTTTCTCTTTACGGGGACGGTCAAGGAGAACATCCGCTACGGTCGGCTGGCGGCCAGTGACGAAGAGGTCATCGCGGCAGCGCGGGCCGTGGGCTTGCACGAGCTGGTTGAGCGCCTGCCCCAGGGCTATGAGACGCCCATTCGTGAGCGCGGGCGCAACCTGAGCATGGGCCAGCGGCAGCTGATCGCCTTTGCACGGGCGCTGCTGGCTGATCCGCGCATCCTGATTCTGGACGAAGCCACGGCCAATATTGACACTGTGACCGAACTGATCGTCCAGCAAGGACTCCAGCGCCTGCTGCAGGGACGTACAGCCATAGTGATTGCTCATCGCCTCTCGACGATCAAAAATGCGGACCTGATCGTCGTGCTCCAGCAAGGTCAAGTGGTCGAGCAGGGTAGGCACGAGGAGCTACTGGCCCGTAACGGCTTCTATGCCAGGCTCTATGCCATGGGCTTTCGCGAGACCGCCAGCCCAGAAGGGGGTGAAACTGCCAGGCACGATGCGTCAGATCGGCTGCAGCAACGGGCTATCTCCTCAAGCGAGATAGGTCGATAA
- a CDS encoding ABC transporter ATP-binding protein, with protein MSAIVAESTPKTFFFIDIGWWRSNWRICKRIIGLLKPYWLASLGAVISMVLATVAALVVPWLLAWVIDVGIRGGQFHSLLLAAGAILLISALRGLFSYGQSYLSQAVSCHVAYDLRNQVYDHLQRLDFSFHDDAETGQLMSRLTVDIEGVRNFIPLGLLRALVAIVTFGAVAILLLQLDIFLALITLISVPLLMLLAVQVGKRLRPLWEKVQQENGVLGTIMQESLSGMRVVKSFAREPFEVEKYDRQNRKLRELNLEAMRLSAWNQPLMVLVLNLITVLLVWVGGVAVIGHRLSLGTLVAVTQYVLVLGAPTRTLGFMVTWFMRGISSAERIFEILDTPPAITDAPGARELREVRGHVRYEHVSFAYAGGQEVLHDISIEARPGEITAILGATGAGKSTLLHLLPRFYDVSAGRITIDGQDVREITLASLRRSVGLVLQDVFLFNATLRENIAYGIEEVSEEQIIAAAKVARIHDFICSLPNGYDTWVGERGVTLSGGQKQRIAIARTLLLNPRILILDDSTSSVDMETEYLIQQALEAVMRGRTTFVVASRLRTIKHAHQILILDRGRIVERGTHESLLARNGLYRRLYDLQLREQEEFEERYRHQRAGQLASTAQIDQEKAFQAATQESCCQQRGGTR; from the coding sequence ATGTCAGCGATCGTCGCCGAATCGACGCCCAAAACATTCTTTTTTATCGATATTGGATGGTGGAGAAGCAACTGGCGCATCTGCAAACGGATCATTGGCCTTCTGAAGCCCTACTGGCTTGCCTCCCTGGGCGCGGTCATCTCGATGGTCCTGGCCACTGTGGCGGCCCTTGTGGTGCCCTGGTTGCTGGCCTGGGTCATCGACGTAGGCATTCGCGGAGGGCAATTTCACAGTCTTTTGCTTGCCGCCGGTGCTATTCTACTCATCAGCGCGCTGCGTGGCCTCTTTTCCTATGGCCAGAGCTATCTCTCGCAAGCTGTCTCCTGTCATGTTGCCTATGACCTGCGCAACCAGGTCTACGATCATCTGCAGCGGCTCGACTTCTCCTTCCACGACGACGCCGAGACGGGACAGCTCATGTCGCGTCTGACCGTTGATATTGAAGGGGTGCGCAACTTTATCCCCTTGGGGTTACTGCGTGCCCTGGTCGCGATTGTCACCTTTGGCGCCGTAGCCATTCTGCTGCTCCAGCTCGACATCTTTCTCGCTCTTATTACGCTCATCAGCGTTCCCCTCTTAATGTTGCTGGCCGTCCAGGTGGGCAAGCGACTGCGCCCGCTCTGGGAGAAGGTTCAGCAAGAGAACGGCGTACTTGGCACTATCATGCAAGAGAGCCTGAGTGGCATGCGCGTCGTCAAATCCTTTGCCCGCGAGCCGTTCGAGGTCGAGAAATACGATCGGCAGAATCGCAAGCTGCGCGAGCTGAATCTGGAAGCCATGCGTCTCTCGGCCTGGAATCAGCCCTTGATGGTGCTTGTTCTCAACCTGATCACGGTGCTGCTCGTCTGGGTAGGGGGCGTAGCGGTGATTGGGCATCGGCTCAGTCTGGGCACCCTGGTAGCTGTGACCCAGTATGTCCTGGTGCTGGGCGCGCCGACGCGCACCCTGGGCTTTATGGTGACCTGGTTCATGCGAGGCATCTCTTCGGCGGAGCGCATCTTCGAGATTCTCGACACACCTCCCGCCATTACGGATGCGCCTGGAGCGCGTGAGCTGCGGGAGGTGCGTGGTCATGTACGTTACGAGCATGTCTCCTTTGCCTACGCTGGTGGGCAGGAGGTCCTGCACGATATTTCGATCGAGGCCCGGCCAGGCGAGATCACCGCCATTCTCGGAGCCACCGGAGCTGGCAAGAGTACCCTGCTGCATCTGCTCCCGCGCTTCTACGATGTCAGTGCGGGGCGCATCACCATCGATGGCCAGGACGTGCGTGAAATCACCCTCGCCTCCTTGCGGCGTTCGGTAGGGCTGGTTCTGCAAGACGTCTTTCTCTTCAATGCCACGCTGCGCGAAAACATTGCCTATGGCATCGAAGAGGTCAGCGAGGAGCAGATCATCGCCGCTGCGAAGGTTGCCCGCATTCACGACTTCATTTGCAGCCTGCCCAATGGCTACGATACCTGGGTAGGCGAGCGTGGCGTGACCCTCTCTGGGGGGCAGAAGCAGCGTATTGCCATCGCGCGCACCCTACTCCTCAATCCGCGCATCCTCATCCTGGATGACTCGACCTCCAGTGTCGATATGGAGACTGAATATCTGATTCAGCAAGCCCTGGAGGCAGTGATGCGCGGACGCACGACCTTCGTGGTAGCCTCGCGCCTGCGCACCATCAAGCATGCCCATCAGATCCTCATTCTCGATCGTGGGCGCATTGTCGAGCGCGGCACCCATGAAAGCCTGCTGGCGCGCAACGGTCTCTATCGTCGCCTCTACGACCTGCAGCTGCGTGAGCAGGAGGAATTTGAGGAGCGCTATCGCCATCAGCGGGCTGGCCAGCTGGCGAGCACAGCTCAGATCGATCAGGAAAAAGCGTTCCAGGCCGCGACGCAAGAAAGCTGTTGTCAACAGAGAGGAGGGACGAGATGA
- a CDS encoding RNA polymerase sigma factor, which yields MQIDQQQESLWRGKRGSDGHLARRALEGDEKAFEALVQRYSGPLFSFICHFLGDYDQACDILQQVLLQLYLSLPGLHLGVPLKPWLFQVARNRCLDELRRKRAVTFSELESGGEEGEELPVAVESIADGRPLPEELAERHDLQRLLLEAIHSLPPRFRAVVLLRYTAQLSFAEIGQALSMPEATAKTYFQRSKPLLRASLSGQVRAGTPS from the coding sequence ATGCAAATAGATCAGCAACAAGAGAGCCTCTGGCGAGGAAAGCGCGGAAGCGATGGGCACCTGGCCCGGCGTGCTCTGGAGGGAGACGAGAAAGCCTTTGAAGCGCTTGTCCAGCGTTACAGTGGCCCGCTCTTCAGCTTCATTTGTCACTTTCTAGGCGACTACGATCAGGCTTGTGATATTTTACAGCAAGTTCTGCTCCAGCTCTATCTATCGCTGCCTGGCCTCCATCTGGGGGTTCCCCTCAAGCCCTGGCTCTTTCAAGTCGCGCGCAACCGCTGTCTTGACGAGCTAAGGAGGAAGCGGGCGGTGACCTTTTCCGAGCTAGAGAGTGGGGGAGAGGAAGGGGAAGAGCTACCTGTTGCCGTGGAGAGCATTGCGGACGGGCGGCCCCTGCCCGAAGAGCTGGCCGAGCGTCATGATCTCCAGCGCTTGCTCCTGGAGGCTATTCACAGCTTGCCGCCCCGTTTTCGGGCGGTTGTGCTGCTGCGCTACACAGCCCAGTTGAGCTTTGCCGAGATTGGGCAGGCGCTCAGCATGCCCGAAGCCACGGCCAAGACCTATTTCCAGCGCTCCAAGCCTCTCTTGCGCGCTTCCCTCAGCGGACAGGTACGAGCCGGCACCCCCTCCTGA
- a CDS encoding helix-turn-helix transcriptional regulator yields MQKIERLLAITLLLQARGKMTAQRLASILGVSARTIYRDIDALSLAHVPIAMDYGPGGGYYLADNYHFDATVFTREEAVSLVLGVDMAGNYSLFADDDGLHRALFKLEAALPEEYRTDIQAAREHILFDTTAWDGDGTTGAFLETIRHAVLAGRRLDLLYPWTTRQAMPALRWLRVDPYGLVYKGLTSRQMRTGVWYLVAFCHASQQVETFRVGYIQDLRVRQERIQPPPDFDLQTYWKEARRHLAETEQPLAVTLRVQAAARYRLRGNCTVLREEADGSVLVRVSQESLQEAVAYVLSLGSEAVVLSPARLRAAVLTTVERIAALYREEVKDASNF; encoded by the coding sequence ATGCAGAAGATAGAGCGCTTGCTGGCGATTACTCTGCTCCTGCAAGCACGCGGGAAGATGACGGCCCAACGCCTGGCGAGCATTCTGGGAGTCTCAGCACGCACCATCTATCGCGACATCGATGCCCTTTCGCTTGCGCACGTCCCCATTGCGATGGATTACGGCCCGGGCGGCGGCTACTATCTTGCAGACAACTATCATTTCGATGCGACCGTCTTTACGCGCGAGGAAGCGGTCTCGTTGGTGCTCGGTGTGGACATGGCCGGCAATTATAGCCTCTTTGCCGACGACGATGGCCTACACCGGGCCTTGTTTAAGCTGGAGGCCGCCCTGCCGGAGGAGTACCGCACCGATATTCAGGCGGCGCGCGAGCATATTTTGTTTGATACGACGGCCTGGGATGGCGATGGGACAACGGGCGCCTTTTTAGAAACTATTCGTCATGCGGTGCTGGCCGGGCGCCGTCTCGATCTGCTTTATCCTTGGACAACCCGCCAGGCCATGCCAGCACTGCGCTGGCTGCGGGTTGATCCCTATGGCCTGGTCTATAAGGGCCTGACCTCGCGTCAGATGCGCACCGGCGTCTGGTACCTGGTGGCCTTCTGCCACGCAAGTCAGCAGGTTGAGACCTTCCGCGTTGGCTATATTCAGGATCTGCGTGTTCGCCAGGAGCGGATTCAGCCACCACCGGATTTTGATTTGCAAACCTACTGGAAGGAGGCACGACGCCATCTGGCCGAGACGGAGCAGCCACTGGCGGTAACTTTGCGCGTTCAGGCAGCGGCACGCTATCGCTTACGCGGTAACTGTACGGTGCTGCGGGAAGAGGCCGATGGCAGTGTGCTGGTACGTGTGTCACAGGAGTCGCTACAGGAGGCCGTCGCTTACGTGCTCTCTCTTGGCAGCGAGGCCGTGGTGCTTAGTCCGGCGCGCCTGCGGGCGGCGGTGCTGACTACAGTAGAGCGTATTGCCGCGCTCTATCGCGAGGAGGTGAAGGACGCTTCGAATTTTTAG
- a CDS encoding NAD(P)/FAD-dependent oxidoreductase → MRVETQTEADPDRRTTVVPPTTPVPQSVIPWWEDLDPVVRAELHLPDIADEGPPAQPLDVVVIGAGVAGLSAALSARRAGARVLVLERNALIGCGTSGRNAGILSVGINADLTTLPAGHPALALWPATTEVLFSLIREAALPDSLLSLRLTGSLSLAETISGARNLAREVHLRLRMGLRAELWTPAQVAEATGGRLNVRTVYAALWLPDEARVHPLTLLAHLARRARRAGVELRGNAPVITYEEAPLPGGASGWRLHLANGCTLLTRGLILAVGPGARPTARLYALAFRAELPPDFPIFGDALPYTYADYRPGEGRLTVTGGRYGRAGVTRNDAHYHCRLKELTYRWLPELAEQEPAYTWAVDLEVAPQMVPELHPVGAVAPALAIEGLGALGMLPGMVLGERAGEQVASAVSR, encoded by the coding sequence ATGCGAGTTGAAACGCAGACTGAAGCCGATCCTGATCGACGTACGACTGTAGTTCCGCCAACCACTCCTGTTCCTCAGTCTGTTATCCCCTGGTGGGAAGACCTTGATCCTGTGGTCCGAGCAGAGTTGCACCTTCCGGACATTGCTGATGAAGGCCCTCCCGCCCAACCGCTGGATGTCGTAGTGATTGGGGCCGGTGTTGCTGGCTTAAGCGCGGCCCTGAGCGCCCGCCGTGCGGGCGCGCGTGTCCTGGTGCTGGAGCGCAATGCGCTCATTGGGTGTGGTACGAGTGGGCGCAATGCCGGTATCTTAAGCGTTGGCATTAATGCTGACCTGACGACCCTGCCTGCGGGGCATCCAGCGCTTGCCCTCTGGCCTGCCACGACCGAAGTGCTCTTCTCGCTGATCAGGGAGGCGGCTCTCCCCGATTCGCTGCTCTCCCTGCGTCTGACTGGCTCGCTGAGCCTGGCCGAGACCATCAGCGGGGCGCGCAACCTGGCGCGCGAGGTCCATCTGCGCCTGCGTATGGGTCTGCGCGCTGAGCTGTGGACCCCGGCCCAGGTAGCGGAAGCCACTGGGGGCCGACTCAATGTGCGCACTGTCTATGCGGCCCTCTGGCTGCCGGATGAGGCGCGCGTGCACCCGCTGACCCTGTTGGCGCACCTGGCGCGCCGCGCCCGTCGTGCTGGCGTCGAATTGCGCGGCAATGCGCCGGTGATCACCTACGAAGAGGCGCCTTTGCCCGGTGGGGCAAGTGGCTGGCGCCTGCATCTGGCTAACGGCTGCACGCTGCTGACACGGGGGCTGATCCTGGCCGTGGGTCCAGGCGCTCGCCCCACTGCGCGCCTGTATGCGCTGGCTTTCCGTGCCGAGCTGCCACCCGATTTCCCCATCTTTGGGGATGCCCTGCCCTACACTTATGCGGACTACAGGCCGGGCGAGGGACGGCTCACGGTGACCGGTGGCCGCTACGGTCGCGCCGGGGTAACGCGCAATGACGCCCATTATCATTGCCGGCTGAAGGAGCTGACTTATCGCTGGCTGCCCGAGCTGGCGGAGCAGGAACCGGCCTACACCTGGGCCGTGGACCTGGAGGTTGCGCCGCAGATGGTCCCCGAGTTGCATCCTGTGGGAGCAGTGGCCCCAGCCCTGGCCATCGAGGGGCTGGGCGCTCTGGGTATGCTGCCCGGGATGGTCTTGGGCGAGCGCGCCGGCGAGCAGGTGGCCTCCGCAGTGAGCCGCTGA